Part of the Cervus elaphus chromosome 18, mCerEla1.1, whole genome shotgun sequence genome is shown below.
GTGAGTTTAAGTTTTTCCTAGGGTCTTACTGAGAACTATAGCCCAAGAGATGGCTTGTTTAGGAGCTCTGAGGAAGCTATTCTGAAGAGATAGGAGAGAGGCCAGTTTATACATGATTTCTGGCTAGGGAATCATGTAGTCAAATATGCATCTttgtatgggacttccctggcaatccagtgattaaaacttcacacttccactgtaggggatTTGGTGTTTGATCCCTAATCAGGAAAtcaagatcccgcatgccaggCAGtgtgactcaaaaaaaaaaaaaagtatatatcttGGTAAAGATTACAGCTAGTTACAAAGCACAGAGATCTCTAGTTGATGATTTCAGTGTTTTTCTATGCGTGGGATGATGCAGGTATCTGGGTTCATTACAAATTCTTCCtgaggaacttccctagtggcccagtggttaagagtctgccttgcaatgcaaggacaagggttcaatccctggtcggggaactaagattcacacttgccacagagcaactaggcccgcacaccacagctgctgagcctgcatgctctgaaacccacgtgctacaactagagagtccatgtgctacGACGAAGGATCCCAATGACTCAaccaagacccaatgcagccaaataaataaatcagtattaaaaaaaacgaAATCCTTTTCCTGAAATACACATCTAACTATCTAGGGGGCTTGCTTGTCCAATGCACAAAGCACCCTGTTCTCACCATTTCCTCTGTCTGTAGCACAGACTACTACTGTTGGTCAGAGACTGTAACAGGTTAACCGTCGTAGAATTGGGTGAAGAgcaaaagctttcttttttcatcttgctTTACGCATCCTGAAatattcctcttttctttttttaatttatttttggctgtgctgggtcctcattgcttcAAGCAGCCTTcctccagttgtggtgcacaggcttcgcattgtggtggcttctcttgctgcggagtacaggctctaggggcaccgactcagtagttgtggcacattggCTTTCttactgtgcagcatgtggagtcttcctggaccaggaattgaacccatgtcccctgccctgaaaggtggattcttaaccattggaccactagggaagtccaacatTCCTCTCTGATGTAAGAATTATTTTAGCTAAAGTCATTTAAGAAGCAGCAAATACAGGAAAAATTCTCTACCTTCCTCCTATTTGTGTTAGAGGAAGACATAAATTTATAAAGGTGTCCCTCCTCCATCTCTACCAGGAAGGACAAAAGTTGTCACTAGAGACAACTTAGACCCTTGTCAGCTGGAGATGGCACCAGAAGAGTTTACTTAACAAACTACTAACTAGCCTTGATCTACCCTTAGTCTCCCACATATTTGCCTTCATAATCTTCTCTTAGAGACTCAAGGTCCTTTTCCTTTGCCTTGTCACTTCTCTAagaatttcttccttttgctaCCACACCACCGCCATCATGGGTCGCATGCACGCTCCCGGGAAGGGCTTGTCCCAGTCGGCTCTGCCCTACCGCCGCAGCGTCCTCACCTGGCTGAAGCTCACTTCTGACGACGTGAAGGAGCAGATCTACAAACTGGCCAAGAAAGGCCTGACTCCCTCCCAGATCGGTGTGATCCTGAGAGACTCTCATGGTGTTGCACAAGTACGTTTTGTGACAGGCAACAAAATCTTGAGAATTCTTAAGTCCAAAGGACTTGCTCCTGACCTGCCCGAGGATCTCTATCATTTAATTAAGAAAGCCGTTGCTGTTCGAAAGCATCTTGAGCGGAACAGAAAGGATAAAGATGTTAAATTCCGTCTGATTCTGATTGGGAGCCGTATTCACCGGTTGGCTCGATACTACAAGACCAAACGAGTCCTGCCCCCCAACTGGAAATACGAGTCATCCACAGCTTCTGCCCTGGTTGCATAAATTTGTCTATTGTACTAAAGCAATAAAAATCATtgtttaacaggaaaaaaaaaaaaaagaatttcttatcCCTTTGCTAAGAAGCTACATAAGTTCAACCTCAAATCTTTTGAGTTACTGATCTCTGAAAACTCCCAAGTGTTACATGTGTGACACATGTTTATAAacttgcttgtttttctcttgttcatcTATCATGTGTCAGTTCAATGTATAGGGCCCTAGCACTggatggagagaggaagagattttttttttctcatctatgtTCTGAAATcaggtatattttattatttgtttatttatttttggctgtgctgggtcttcgttgctctgcgggcttttctctattaCAGCAattgggggcttctcttgttgcagagcacaggctctagggcatacaggcttcagtagctgcagcacgtaAGCTCAGTCATggttcccaggttctagagcacagtctcaatagttgtggcttagCTGctttgcagcatatgggatcttgctggatcagggatcaactcctgcattggcaggtggtctCTTCACCACTGAGTGACCATGGAAGCCCTGAAATTAGGTAAAAGAAGATACTAGAAATAGCTCTGATCTTTGTATAATGACCATGCCTTCTCCTTTTATCAAAGAACGTGTCACTTCCCagggagaaaacttttgagaacAAAGACAATGCAGTGAGAGATAGTGAAGGCAATGCATTATTTAGGCATCAAAGGTTGGCCTGACTCTGTACACCATCTGTCCATATATCTTTTTATCTTAGAATTGCAATAGTAaacatttatgaattttaaaatataaaggaaaataataatatgcTACAAggcacatttttatattttcagtgaCAAGAAAGAGCTTGGTGAATATCCTCATACATGTTTCTGATATCTGTTTTACATGATATAGACAGCTTCtttaataagtgatgctgggaaagctagaaagctacatgtaaaagaacatcctcaaaatggattaaagacctaatgtaagaccggaaactatgaaactcttagaggaaaacatagacagaacactcaatgacataaatcgaAACAAAATcttctatgactcacctcctagagtagcggaaataaaaacaaaagtaaacaaatgggacctgagtaaacttaaaagcttttgcacagcaaaggaaacaataagcaaggtaaaagacaatcctcagactgggagaaaataatagcaaatgaaacaactgtcaaaggattaatttccaaaatatacaagcagctcattaCAACTCaatacaagaaaaacaaacaaccaaataaaaagtgggggaaagacttaaacagacatttctccaaagaagacatacagatggccaacaaacacatgaaaagatgctcaacatccctcattgttagagaaatgcaaatcaaaacaaaatgagatattacctcacaccagtcaatgtcaatcatcaaaaaatctacaaacaataaatgctggagagggtgtggagaaaagggaaggctcttgcactgttggtgggaatgtaaattgatatagacACTATGGAAgagagtatggagattccttaaaaaaaaaaactaagaataaaaccaccatatgacccagcaatccccctccTAGGCAAATACCCTGAGGAAACgtaaattgaaaaagacacatgtaccccattgttcattgcaacactatttacaatagctagaacatggaagcaacctagatgtccatcgacagatgaatggatgaagaagttgtggtacacatacacaatggaatattactcagccttagaaaggaatgcatttgagtcagttctaatgaagtggaagaacctagaacctattatgcagagtgaagtaagtcagaaagagaaagataaatatcctaTTCTAATGCAcctatacggaatctagaaaaataatactgaagaatttatttacagggcagcaacagagaaacagacagagagaatagacttatggacatggggagagaggagagggtgagctgtatggaaagagtaacatggaaacttacattaccatatataaaataaatagacaacaggaatttgctctatggctcaggaaactcaaacaggggtctgtatcaacctagaggggtggggtggggagggagataggcaggaggttcaaaagggaggagatatatgtgtacctatggctgattcatgttgaggtttgacagaaaacaacaaaattctgtaaagcaattatccttcaattaaaaataaatacattttttaaaaaagagcatgaatcagaatattctctaacatcatacacaaaaataaactcaaaatggattaaagaccctAAATGCAAGTCCAGAatccataaaattcctagaggaaaacataggcagaacactctttgatataaattgtaGCAAGATCCTCTTTTACTCACCTCCTAGagtcatagaaataaaaacaaaaataaacaaatgggacctaattaaacttaaagcctTCTGCGCAGGcaaggaaactaaaaataaagtgaaaagacaaccctcagaatgagagaaaataattgcaaatgaagcaactgacaaaggattaagctccaaaatatacaagctgttcatgcagctcaatatcagaaaaacaaacacccaatcaaaaaatcGGTGTAAGACCTAAAccaatatttctccaaagaagacttacagatgaccaacaaacacatgaaaggatgttcaacattcctcattgttagagaaacacaaattaaaactacCATGAGGTATAACTGCACtttagtcagaatggccatcatcaaaaaatctacagataataaatcctggcaaggatatggagaaaaaggaactctcttgAACTACTGGTGGGTATATAAATTGATATAtccactaaggagaacagtatgcaattccttaaaaactaggaataaaactaccatataattcAGCAATCCCACCTCTGTGCTTGTTGTTCAGTAAGTAAGTcatctgactcttgagaccccatggactgcaatatgccaggcccctccatccttccctatctcccagagtttgctcaaattaacgtccattgagtcggtgatgccatctaaccatctcatcctcttccacccccttcttcttttgccatcaatctttcccaggatcagagtcttttccagtgagtcagcacatcaggtggccaaggtattacagcttcagcttcaacatcagtccttccaataaatattcagggctgatttcctttgggattgactggtttcatatgcttactgtccaagggattcttccgagtcttttccagcaccatagttgaaaagcatcaatttttcagtggtCAGCAAacttatggtctgactctcacatctgtacatgactactggaaaaagtatAGCTTTGGCTATGtgcctttgttggaaaagtgatgtatctgctttttaatatgctgtctaggtttgtcataccttttcttccaggaagcaagtgtcttttaatttcatagctaaagtcactgtctgcagtgattttggagccctagaaaataaaatctgtcactgtttccattttttccccttctatttgccatgaagtgattagaaaaatcaggagaattccagaaaaacatctatttctgcttcattgactatgccaaagcctttgactgtgtggatcacaacaaactggaaaattcttaaagagatggggataccagaccaccttacctgcctcctgagaaatctgtaggtaAGTCAAGAAGGAGTAGTTAGAACCGGATacagaacaacggactggttccaaactgggaaaggagtacctcaaggttatatattgttaccctgtttatttaacttatatgcagagtacatcatgtgaaatgccagactggatgaagcacaagctggaatcagattgccaggagaaatatctataacctcagatatgcagataacaccacccttatggcagaaagcaaagaggaactaaaaagcctcttgatgaaagtgaaagaggagagtgaaaaagctggcttaaatctcaacattcaaaaaacgaaaatcacggcatctggtcccatcacttcatggcaaatagatggggaaaaaatggaaactgtgcagattttattttcttgggctccaaaatcactgcagatggtgactgcagccatgaaattaaaaaatacttgctccttggaagaaaagctatgacaaacctagacagtgtattaaaaagcagagatattactttgctgacaaaggtccatctagtgaaagctatggtttttccagtagtcatgtatggatgtgagagttggatcataaagaaagctgagcactgaagaattgatgcttttgaactgtgatgttggagaagactcttgaaagtcccttgggcagcaagaagatcaagccagtcaaacctgaaggaaatcagtcctaagtattcattagaaaaactgatgctaaagctgaagctccaatactttggccacctgacgtgaagagctgactcactggaaaagactctgatgctgagaaagattgaaggcaggaggagaaggggatgacaggatgagatggttggatgccatcaaggactcgatggacatgaatttgagcaagctctgggagttggtgatggacagggaagctggtgtgctggagtccatgggatcacagagtcagacatgactgagtgactgaactgaactgaactgaagtgatcaaatggaatgccatgatcttggttttttgaacgttgagtttcaagccagagttttcactctcctctttcaccttcatcaagagggtctttagttccttttcactttctgccattggaatggatgttgt
Proteins encoded:
- the LOC122674737 gene encoding 40S ribosomal protein S13-like codes for the protein MGRMHAPGKGLSQSALPYRRSVLTWLKLTSDDVKEQIYKLAKKGLTPSQIGVILRDSHGVAQVRFVTGNKILRILKSKGLAPDLPEDLYHLIKKAVAVRKHLERNRKDKDVKFRLILIGSRIHRLARYYKTKRVLPPNWKYESSTASALVA